From the Clostridium cagae genome, the window TGGTAAAGCAATTGATACTGCTAAGTGTGTTGCAGAAGGAGAAGCAGTAATTATAGTTCCAACTATAGCTGCTACAGATGCACCAACAAGCCATTCAGCTGTACTTTATACACCAGAAGGAGCATTTGATGATTATGCTTACTTTAAGCAAAGCCCAAGCGTAGTTTTAATAGATACTACAGTAATTGCAAAAGCACCAACTCGTTTTTTAGTTTCAGGAATGGGAGATGCATTATCAACATACTTCGAAGCAAGAGCAACTTCAAATTCATATTCCAACGTAAATGCAGGGCTACCTTGTGGATATAGAGAAGGATTATGCGGTGAAGCTAAGGGAACTAATACAGCATTAGCACTTGCAAAGTTATGTTATGAAACTCTTATTAATGATGGAGCAAAGGCAAAAGTAGCCTCAGACTGTAACTTAGTTACACAATCATTAGAAAATGTTATAGAAGCAAATATCCTTTTATCAGGTATTGGTTTTGAAAGTGGTGGATTAGCTGGAGCTCATGCAATTCACGATGGATTAACTATATTAGAAGGAACTCACAAATATTTCCATGGTGAAAAAGTTGCATTTGGTACCATCGCACAACTAGTATTAGAGAATGCACCTAAAGAAGAATTAAATCAAGTATTAGATTTCTGTTTAGAAGTTGGATTGCCAGTTTGTTTATCAGATATTGGTGTAAACACTATTACAGAAGATGAACTTATGGAAGTTGCTAAAAAGTCATGTATTGAAGAAGAATCAGTTCATTCTATGCCATTCCCAATAACTGTTGAAGCAGTAGCAGCAGCAATTATTGCAGCAGATAAGATAGGGAAAGATTACAAGGTAAATAGAGGAGTAAACTAATGAAAAAAATAATAAATAGACCAGAAAATGTAGTAATGGAGATGTGCAATGGTATAGCCATGGCACATCCAGAATTAGAGTTCGTAAGAAAATATAAAGTTATGAAAAAGAAAAATATCAATCCTAATAAAGTCAGCTTAATAAGTGGTGGTGGAAGCGGACACGAACCAGCTCATGCAGGATTTATAGGAAAAGGTATGTTAGATGCAGCAGTATGTGGAGATGTATTTGCATCACCATCTCAAATTCAAGTTTATAAAGCTATAAAAGCAACTGCTAGTAAAAAAGGAACATTATTAATTATAAAAAATTATAGTGGAGATATGATGAACTTTAAAAATGCGGCTTATCTAGCAAATGAAGATGGAATTAAAGTTGATTATGTTAAGGTAGATGATGATATTGCCGTTAAAGACAGTTTATATACTGTAGGACGTCGTGGTGTTGCTGGAACTGTATTAGTACACAAGATGGCAGGTGCTGCAGCAGAGTTAGGATTGTCATTAGAAGAAGTTAAAGAAATAGCTGAAAAGGCCAATTCAAATGTTAGAAGTTTAGGATTTGCATTTTCATCATGTACTGTACCAGCTAAGGGAACTCCAACTTTTCAAATAGCAGAGGATGAAATGGAATTTGGAGTTGGAATTCATGGTGAACCTGGGATTAAAAGAGAAAAAATAGCTACAGCTGATGAATTAGCTGAAAGAATTGTAGATTCTATTTTAAATGATATGAAAATTGATGGTACAAATCATGAAGAGGTTGCACTTTTGATAAATGGATTTGGAGGAACTCCACTACAAGAACTATACTTATTCAATAACTCTGTTACTGCAGAGTTAGCAAAGAGAAATATTAAGATATGTAGAACTTTTGTAGGGAATTATATGACAAGTATAGATATGGAAGGTGCTTCTGTATCAATAATGAAGTTGGATGCACAACTTAAGGAATTATTATCAGAAGAAAGTGATACTCCAGCATTTAAGGTTTTAGGACCAGTAGAAGAGGTTGAATATATAGGATTAGAAGTTTTTGATGACATAGAAAAGGAAGTATCATTTGATGTAGAAACTTGTGAAAGCTTTTCACATATTAATAATGAAAAAGTAAGCTTAGATAATATGATTTACATTGTTGATAAGATGAGCCAAGTTATTATTGAAAATGAAGTACCATTCTGTGAATTAGACTCTCATGCTGGAGATGGTGACTTTGGTATGAGTATAGCTAAAGGATTTAAGCAATTAAAGAGAGAATGGAAAGAGATTCTTTTAGAAGAACATATGAGCATTGGTGAATTCTTAAATGCATGTTCATTAGTAATAATGGAATACTGCGGGGGAGCGTCAGGCCCAATATGGGGATCGGCTTTTAGAACAGCAGGAAAGCAAGTAGGGACGAAGACTAAATTAACAGTTTCAGAATTTGCAGAAATGATGCAAGCAGCAGTTAGAGGAATTCAAGCTACAGGAGAACGTTCTTTTGGCAGAGGAGCTGTAGTTGGAGATAAGACTTTAATAGATGCATTAGTGCCATGTGCTGATGCTTGGACAGATTGTGCAAAAGCAAATAATAATTTTAAAGAAGCTTTTGAAAAAGGAGCTAAAGCAGCTGTTGATGGTGCTAAGAAAACTGAAGAAATCGTAGCACGTATGGGAAGAGCAGGAACAGTTGGAGATAGAAGCTTAGGACATCCAGATGCAGGAGCATATGGATTAGGTGTAATATTCACAGAAGTTTCAAAGGCAATAAAGTAATAATTGCAGATATTTTTGTACATCTGCAATATTAAGATTTGCCTATAATATTGAAACCCTTGACAAACTTGTCAAGGGTTTTCTATTTATGAAAAAACACAATGAAAATTTGAAATAGAAGATAATCTAATTAAAACTAAAAAGATATATCTCTAAATACTTTTATATTTCTTCAAATTTAACTGCACGTTCTAATTTTCCTAATGAAATTGGATTACTACTATCTTTACAATTATCCCAAAGACTTGCTTTTATAACTTGAGTATTGTCATAAGTTTTAAAGAAATATTCACAAGGATTTGTATTTATAAAAGCAGTATATTTTGTATAATCATAAGCATTTCTATTTGTTATTACTATTCCCTTAGGAATAGTAACACTTTCCATGATGTGAAAGCATGCATTTATTGCATCTGAACTATTTTTGGGGTTTTTAATATGTGTTTTTTGATATGCTGTTCTTACAAATCGTTCTGGTGATGTATAGCCTCCTGGCAACTGCATGGTTCCGCCTGCTTGCCCAAATGGTTTTAAATGAATTCTTCCAAAATAGGAATCATTAATTTGTGTTTGTGATACATTCATATAATTTATTAAATTAGTCATATATATATAAAATTCTATTTTTCTAAAACTAAAGTTAAAAACGTAAGATATCTAAGTATATAAGTTTACAAGGCATTAATATTATATTATTGAATAATTCCTAAAAGAAAAAGTATATAAATAAAAACATAAAAAAGAAATAATCTTATAAAGAGATTTTTGTGATAAATCTTACATAAAAATAATTATAAGCAATTTAGGAGATTTAATAAAATGAAATTAAGATTATGTCCTGGATATTATTCTGCGGATTCAGCCAATTTTTTAGTTGAATATAGAGGCGATTTAAAAAATGAAATAGATAATGTATCATACGTTTGTGGAGATATATTAACAAATACTATAGGAGTCATATCATTACCTTATGAATATTTAG encodes:
- a CDS encoding glycerol dehydrogenase, which gives rise to MRKAFICPTKYVQGEDELLNLGYFVKSFGKSALLIAHKDDVARVKDKLDKTCEKFGITFVESGFTGECSREEVERLQKIAEENKCDCTVGLGGGKAIDTAKCVAEGEAVIIVPTIAATDAPTSHSAVLYTPEGAFDDYAYFKQSPSVVLIDTTVIAKAPTRFLVSGMGDALSTYFEARATSNSYSNVNAGLPCGYREGLCGEAKGTNTALALAKLCYETLINDGAKAKVASDCNLVTQSLENVIEANILLSGIGFESGGLAGAHAIHDGLTILEGTHKYFHGEKVAFGTIAQLVLENAPKEELNQVLDFCLEVGLPVCLSDIGVNTITEDELMEVAKKSCIEEESVHSMPFPITVEAVAAAIIAADKIGKDYKVNRGVN
- the dhaK gene encoding dihydroxyacetone kinase subunit DhaK, translating into MKKIINRPENVVMEMCNGIAMAHPELEFVRKYKVMKKKNINPNKVSLISGGGSGHEPAHAGFIGKGMLDAAVCGDVFASPSQIQVYKAIKATASKKGTLLIIKNYSGDMMNFKNAAYLANEDGIKVDYVKVDDDIAVKDSLYTVGRRGVAGTVLVHKMAGAAAELGLSLEEVKEIAEKANSNVRSLGFAFSSCTVPAKGTPTFQIAEDEMEFGVGIHGEPGIKREKIATADELAERIVDSILNDMKIDGTNHEEVALLINGFGGTPLQELYLFNNSVTAELAKRNIKICRTFVGNYMTSIDMEGASVSIMKLDAQLKELLSEESDTPAFKVLGPVEEVEYIGLEVFDDIEKEVSFDVETCESFSHINNEKVSLDNMIYIVDKMSQVIIENEVPFCELDSHAGDGDFGMSIAKGFKQLKREWKEILLEEHMSIGEFLNACSLVIMEYCGGASGPIWGSAFRTAGKQVGTKTKLTVSEFAEMMQAAVRGIQATGERSFGRGAVVGDKTLIDALVPCADAWTDCAKANNNFKEAFEKGAKAAVDGAKKTEEIVARMGRAGTVGDRSLGHPDAGAYGLGVIFTEVSKAIK
- a CDS encoding linear amide C-N hydrolase; its protein translation is MSYVFNFSFRKIEFYIYMTNLINYMNVSQTQINDSYFGRIHLKPFGQAGGTMQLPGGYTSPERFVRTAYQKTHIKNPKNSSDAINACFHIMESVTIPKGIVITNRNAYDYTKYTAFINTNPCEYFFKTYDNTQVIKASLWDNCKDSSNPISLGKLERAVKFEEI